One Tamlana carrageenivorans genomic region harbors:
- a CDS encoding WbqC family protein: protein MSALIHPTYFPSIAQCVVMTRTDHVVFETADNFLKQTYRNRAYIYGANGKLTLNIPVIHSQKNRQLYKDVRIFNEENWQSLHWKSLLSAYRTSPFFEYYEDELHPLFTTKSEFILDHNFKCLEVISDCLQLDLKTSKTEVYHPVEEQHEDFRFLVHAKKETPQELETYTQVFADKHGFIPNLSVLDLLFNEGPNALNYLESQTVITPK, encoded by the coding sequence ATGTCTGCACTTATTCATCCAACATATTTCCCAAGTATCGCACAATGCGTTGTCATGACGCGTACCGATCATGTTGTGTTTGAAACCGCCGATAATTTCTTAAAACAAACCTATAGGAATCGGGCGTACATTTATGGTGCAAATGGTAAACTCACCTTAAATATTCCCGTAATACACAGTCAAAAAAACCGTCAGCTTTATAAAGATGTTCGTATTTTTAATGAAGAAAACTGGCAAAGTCTCCATTGGAAATCCCTCTTATCAGCTTACCGTACTTCGCCCTTTTTTGAATATTATGAAGATGAGCTTCACCCCTTATTTACCACGAAATCGGAGTTCATTTTAGATCATAACTTCAAGTGTTTAGAGGTTATTTCAGACTGTTTACAACTCGATTTAAAAACGTCTAAAACAGAAGTTTACCATCCCGTTGAAGAGCAGCATGAGGACTTTCGGTTTTTAGTGCATGCTAAAAAAGAAACACCTCAAGAACTTGAAACATACACACAAGTATTTGCCGACAAACATGGTTTTATTCCTAACTTAAGTGTTTTAGATTTACTTTTTAATGAAGGTCCAAACGCATTAAATTATTTAGAATCACAGACTGTTATAACGCCTAAATGA
- the lepB gene encoding signal peptidase I, whose translation MTLTQWFIFILIIQVIHGLGTWKLYIKAGKQAWEAFVPIYNGIILMKIINRPVWWVILLFLPIVNLIMFPVIWVETARSFGKNQTADTLLAVISLGFYNYYLNYVADVNYIENRSLNPKTTSGDWISSILFAIVAATIVHTYIIQPFTIPSSSLEKSLLVGDFLFVSKFHYGARVPMTTVAAPMVHDTIPVIGSKSYLFDDHYEDRKTSFKNKFQLPYLRFPGFEDIERNDIVVFNQPADTLLDMNKFKPDRNYYKPIDKKTNLVKRCVGVAGDTLEVRNGFVYINGKKNELPDRAHLQFSYFVQPKTNQFNPAYLKERYDITDGFGIINHENTYYFSAISDEALAKFKNNPNVVSITPNIQEKGLRDPNIFPHDPAYNWNVDFFGPLYIPEQGKSIAITVENLPLYKRVITEYEGNDLKVQGNQILINGEVATNYTFKQNYYWMMGDNRHNSIDARAWGFVPFDHVVGKPVFIWMSWDGAKARWDRFFTTVSGEGKATSFLIPFLILLLVWFGFSKWRNHKKLNS comes from the coding sequence ATGACATTAACACAGTGGTTTATTTTCATTTTAATTATTCAGGTTATTCACGGCTTAGGCACCTGGAAATTATACATTAAAGCAGGAAAACAAGCTTGGGAGGCTTTTGTACCTATTTACAATGGCATCATTTTAATGAAAATCATTAACCGACCTGTGTGGTGGGTTATTTTGTTGTTCTTACCTATTGTAAACCTTATTATGTTCCCGGTGATATGGGTAGAAACCGCTAGGAGTTTTGGTAAAAATCAAACGGCAGACACCTTATTAGCTGTCATTTCGCTAGGCTTTTACAACTACTATTTAAACTATGTTGCCGATGTTAACTATATAGAAAACCGTAGTCTAAATCCAAAAACGACATCAGGCGATTGGATTAGCTCGATTTTGTTTGCCATTGTTGCTGCTACTATAGTGCACACCTATATTATTCAACCATTTACCATTCCGTCGTCCTCTTTAGAGAAATCTTTATTGGTTGGTGACTTTCTTTTTGTTAGTAAATTTCACTACGGAGCTCGTGTCCCTATGACAACGGTAGCCGCTCCTATGGTTCATGATACCATTCCTGTTATTGGATCGAAATCGTATTTATTTGACGATCATTATGAAGACCGTAAAACGTCATTTAAAAATAAATTTCAGCTACCATATTTAAGATTTCCTGGTTTTGAAGATATTGAGCGTAACGACATTGTTGTGTTCAATCAACCAGCCGATACCCTGTTGGACATGAATAAATTTAAGCCAGACAGAAACTATTACAAGCCAATCGATAAAAAGACCAATTTGGTAAAACGTTGTGTTGGTGTAGCTGGAGACACTTTAGAAGTACGCAATGGATTTGTTTATATTAACGGGAAGAAAAATGAATTACCCGATCGTGCACACTTACAATTCAGTTATTTTGTACAACCTAAAACCAATCAGTTTAATCCGGCTTACTTAAAAGAACGCTACGATATCACCGATGGTTTTGGCATTATAAACCATGAAAACACCTATTATTTCTCTGCCATTTCCGATGAAGCTTTAGCGAAGTTTAAAAACAACCCGAATGTGGTTAGCATTACGCCTAACATTCAAGAAAAAGGCTTAAGAGACCCAAATATTTTCCCTCATGATCCTGCGTACAATTGGAATGTAGATTTTTTCGGTCCGCTTTACATTCCTGAGCAAGGCAAAAGCATCGCTATAACTGTAGAAAACTTACCACTTTACAAACGTGTTATCACAGAATACGAAGGGAACGATTTAAAAGTTCAAGGCAATCAGATTTTAATTAACGGTGAAGTGGCCACCAATTACACCTTCAAACAAAACTACTATTGGATGATGGGTGATAACCGCCATAACTCTATCGATGCTCGTGCTTGGGGCTTTGTGCCTTTCGATCACGTTGTAGGGAAACCCGTATTTATTTGGATGAGCTGGGACGGTGCTAAAGCTAGATGGGATCGTTTCTTTACAACCGTTAGCGGTGAAGGAAAAGCAACCTCGTTTTTAATTCCTTTCCTAATCTTACTTTTAGTTTGGTTCGGATTTAGCAAATGGAGAAATCATAAAAAATTAAATAGCTAA
- a CDS encoding DUF6122 family protein translates to MIQPLIHYGCHFFLPLAVALLCYKPQWKTAYIIMICGMFIDLDHLLATPIFAPNRCSINFHPLHSYYAIVVYVLLLLPKKTRLIGLGLVIHIISDAVDCTLM, encoded by the coding sequence ATGATTCAGCCTTTAATACATTACGGTTGTCATTTTTTTTTACCACTAGCCGTGGCACTCCTTTGCTATAAACCGCAATGGAAAACGGCGTATATCATCATGATTTGTGGGATGTTTATTGATTTAGATCACCTCTTAGCCACCCCTATTTTTGCACCAAATCGATGCAGCATTAATTTTCATCCGCTGCACTCCTATTATGCTATAGTCGTTTATGTGCTTTTACTTCTTCCGAAGAAAACCCGCTTAATAGGTTTGGGTTTGGTGATTCACATCATTTCTGATGCTGTTGATTGTACTTTAATGTAA
- a CDS encoding endonuclease/exonuclease/phosphatase family protein, translating into MSMIILLLGYFLYGSLYRFSSTTEVESPRNIKIMNYNVRLFDLYDWIPEDNTSDNIVAFIKQESPDIICIEEFHPRENLDFSFYKYQYKKIAGKKVKHGQSIFSKFPLINSGSLGFPNTSNNAIFADVVKGVDTFRVYNVHLESMHINTQVESLRKETSERLLKRVGTSFKMQQSQAEIILEHQKQCHYKVIICGDFNNTAFSYVYRTIKGDLNDTFDEAGHGFGRSYDFRFFPIRIDFILADKAFKINGFKNYDVHYSDHYPIMATLSLEE; encoded by the coding sequence ATGTCAATGATCATTCTGCTTTTAGGGTATTTTTTATACGGTTCCTTGTATCGATTTTCATCTACTACAGAAGTAGAGAGCCCTAGAAACATTAAAATCATGAATTATAATGTGCGGCTCTTTGATTTGTATGATTGGATTCCTGAAGACAATACATCCGATAATATTGTCGCTTTTATTAAACAAGAATCTCCAGATATTATTTGTATAGAAGAATTTCATCCGCGTGAAAACCTGGATTTTTCTTTTTATAAATATCAGTATAAAAAAATAGCAGGAAAAAAGGTTAAACATGGTCAATCCATTTTTTCAAAATTTCCGCTAATAAATTCAGGTTCCTTAGGGTTTCCTAACACTTCTAATAACGCGATTTTTGCCGATGTTGTTAAAGGAGTTGATACTTTTAGGGTGTATAACGTGCATTTAGAATCCATGCATATTAATACTCAGGTGGAAAGCTTACGAAAGGAAACTTCTGAAAGACTTTTAAAACGTGTTGGCACGAGTTTTAAAATGCAGCAATCTCAGGCCGAGATAATTTTAGAACACCAGAAACAATGTCATTATAAAGTAATTATTTGTGGTGATTTTAATAATACTGCCTTCTCGTATGTCTACCGAACAATTAAAGGGGATTTAAATGATACTTTTGATGAGGCCGGTCATGGCTTTGGACGTAGTTATGATTTTCGGTTTTTCCCCATTCGAATCGATTTTATTTTAGCAGATAAAGCCTTTAAAATTAACGGTTTTAAAAATTACGATGTGCATTATTCCGATCATTATCCCATTATGGCGACTTTGAGTTTGGAGGAATAA
- a CDS encoding rhomboid family protein: MNTLVNDIKYKLSSLNVLEKIIAINVVVFVLSLLLKPFLVWFELPSQFFEFILVPWTIITYAFLHYDFFHLLFNMLWLYFLGRMFLNLFSPKMALNVYFLGAISGGLLFVIGYSLLPVVFKGNPPLVGASGAVRALLIFLCAYMPQQEVRLFVFNIKLWYVGAFIVVLDVLGLFGTNSGGSLAHLGGALLGYAYAQQLLKGNDIGKGFESMADTVSGWFKTSKKGPLKTVHKNKSKIGGYAKSDFNAFNNQKKIDVILDKISKSGYESLTAEEKEFLFRAEK, encoded by the coding sequence AAATGTGGTGGTTTTTGTTTTGTCCTTGTTGCTTAAACCTTTTTTAGTATGGTTCGAACTCCCTAGTCAGTTTTTTGAGTTCATTTTAGTACCATGGACAATTATTACCTATGCATTTTTGCATTACGACTTCTTTCACTTGCTTTTTAATATGTTATGGCTGTATTTTTTGGGCCGCATGTTTCTAAACTTGTTTAGCCCCAAAATGGCTTTAAACGTTTATTTTTTAGGCGCTATTTCAGGAGGATTGTTATTTGTGATAGGTTACAGCTTGTTGCCTGTGGTTTTTAAAGGTAATCCACCGTTGGTAGGGGCCTCAGGCGCGGTACGAGCCCTTTTAATTTTCCTTTGTGCATATATGCCACAACAGGAGGTGCGTTTATTCGTTTTTAATATCAAATTGTGGTACGTGGGGGCGTTTATTGTTGTTTTAGATGTACTAGGACTTTTTGGTACTAATTCAGGAGGCAGCTTAGCGCATTTAGGAGGGGCTTTATTAGGCTATGCTTACGCGCAACAGCTACTAAAAGGAAATGATATTGGAAAAGGTTTCGAAAGCATGGCCGATACGGTTTCTGGTTGGTTTAAAACTTCTAAAAAAGGGCCTTTAAAAACGGTTCATAAAAATAAAAGTAAAATTGGTGGCTATGCCAAGTCTGACTTTAATGCCTTTAATAACCAAAAGAAAATTGATGTTATTTTAGATAAAATTAGCAAAAGTGGTTATGAGAGTTTAACTGCTGAAGAGAAAGAATTTTTATTTAGAGCTGAAAAATAA